In one Plasmodium vivax chromosome 4, whole genome shotgun sequence genomic region, the following are encoded:
- a CDS encoding hypothetical protein, conserved (encoded by transcript PVX_002505A) translates to MITLKDYPKKETSSYFLFKKTLILSLFLWICQNCNNEGTSSKTLGTGHSIDTLLDLRYNRLLARHELISTVDEENIKEQLGYNTQRKSVYLKSGNKLENEAAKRGKVKSGNSPKSENVKGLNLKFGGELKREEGRNGNLKIKSELKKEEEKNGNLKIKSELKKEEEKNGNLKIKSELKSGSKIKKEEKEKNKGKKSDNESTEEVEAKSDGQRSEHELTEEEAEEEVEAESDAQRSEHELTEAETECDDGIDDNEMTEEVEGEEDDQNGDDSLTVEEVEEVEGENDDETGEDDLIYEVNEGNDDEECECEEPKNSVLNVEVFLEKKEEKKGKVKIELTLEKVLEDEDELLYNDDYFIRKEGIDYFDGEGDGAELGDLEQYFTLDFDDDLKLDQDEKEDKNRKSTYTREKRENQFILVLKEFRKLLALLNIIGVIIGTVTRKIDQLVEKLMFKAYARVDEYKKDPTISKNKFKLINFTYKAFFFIIPIMVFIVGIVVTQVVSGAGAYGSGIFISMGISFFIRNIKRAIKYQFKRQGIEKPGIEDYINLLEKFLMKFEKQEENPEGENADGEKSDGEKSEGEKSEGEKSEGEKSEGDKSEGDKSEEKKSEGGKSEEKNSEGEKFEEKKFEEKKSEEKKKK, encoded by the exons ATGATTACGTTAAAGGACTACCCGAAGAAAGAAACAAGTAgttacttcctttttaaaaaaactcttattctttctcttttcctcTGGATATGTCAGAATTGCAACAATGAG GGAACCAGTAGTAAAACATTGGGTACGGGGCACAGCATAGACACCCTTCTGGATCTAAGGTATAATCGATTGTTAGCTAGACACGAACTGATTAGTACAGTAgatgaggaaaatataaaagaacaGCTAGGCTATAATACACAGAGAAAAAGTGTTTATCtaaaaagtggaaataaGTTAGAGAAcgaagcagcaaaaaggggcaaggTAAAAAGTGGGAATTCACCAAAGagtgaaaatgtaaaaggtttgaatttaaaatttgggggtgaattaaaaagggaagaaggaagaaacggtaacctaaaaattaaaagtgaattaaaaaaggaagaagaaaaaaacggcaacctaaaaattaaaagtgaattaaaaaaggaagaagagaaaaacggtaacctaaaaattaaaagtgaattaaaaagtggaagtaaaataaagaaggaagaaaaagaaaaaaacaagggTAAGAAAAGCGATAATGAATCGACTGAAGAAGTGGAGGCAAAAAGTGATGGCCAGAGAAGCGAACATGAATTGACTGAAGAAGAGGCAGAAGAGGAAGTGGAGGCAGAAAGTGATGCCCAGAGAAGCGAACATGAATTGACTGAAGCAGAGACGGAATGTGATGATGGGATAGATGATAATGAAATGACtgaagaagtggaaggagaagaggatGACCAAAACGGTGATGACTCACTAACTGtagaagaagtagaagaagtggaaggagaaaatgatGACGAAACAGGTGAGGATGATTTAATTTACGAAGTTAATGAAGGaaatgatgatgaagaaTGTGAGTGTGAAGAGCCAAAAAATAGTGTCCTAAATGTTGAGGTTTTtttagagaaaaaagaagaaaaaaaaggaaaagtaaaaatagaGCTTACACTAGAGAAAGTTCtggaagatgaagatgagTTGTTATACAACGACGATTACTTTATACGAAAAGAAGGTATAGATTATTTTGACGGAGAAGGAGATGGTGCTGAATTAGGGGATTTAGAGCAATACTTTACTCTAGATTTTGATGATGATTTAAAACTTGATCaagatgaaaaagaagataaaaacCGTAAGTCAACATATActagagaaaaaagagaaaatcaATTTATCCTTGTTTTGAAAGAATTTAGAAAGTTATTGgcattattaaatattataggTGTGATTATAGGTACAGTGACTAGGAAAATAGATCAGCTTGTTGAGAAACTAATGTTCAAAGCGTATGCTAGGGTAGACGAATATAAGAAGGATCCAACcattagtaaaaataaatttaagctgataaattttacatataaagcTTTCTTCTTTATAATACCTATTATGGTTTTTATAGTAGGAATAGTTGTTACACAGGTGGTTAGTGGAGCAGGTGCATATGGTTCTGGTATATTTATCAGTATGGGTatctcattttttatacGAAATATAAAGAGAGCGATAAAATATCAATTTAAGAGACAAGGAATTGAAAAGCCCGGTATTGAGGATTATATAAATCTCTTGGAAAAgtttttaatgaaatttgAAAAACAGGAGGAAAATcccgaaggggaaaatgctgatggggaaaaatctgatggggaaaaatctgaaggggaaaaatctgaaggggaaaaatctgaaggggaaaaatctGAAGGGGACAAATCTGAAGGGGACAAAtctgaagagaaaaaatctGAAGGGGGCAAAtctgaagagaaaaattctgaaggggaaaaatttgaagagaaaaaatttgaagagaaaaaatctgaagagaaaaaaaaaaaatga
- a CDS encoding Pv-fam-b protein (encoded by transcript PVX_002507A): MKQQVERVTSEKKGDVLNPQNVMEEIHKLKDQEKKLKSEILKDEIMLKDMKEKVTVKGKNNMGSDKDRMKLSEREKKHKLSLTKNKKKLKEIEEAIELKKNLLNGSKNAHKDVRGNEKLIKQKMADKTVSGTKHENDKIFVSTFQERETSTRNPFKKADIYIEKKFFSILKYVDDCIDDKSIDDKTLLKIRFKNEGLIFVVPIALFVISLLFLIDKETLVSFFMVLAAINAILCIYIIIKVLKYKALLRKKGKVTFKDYVDAFKSYFE; the protein is encoded by the coding sequence ATGAAGCAACAAGTCGAACGGGTGACAAgcgagaaaaaaggagatgtTTTAAATCCCCAAAATGTTATGGAAGAAATACATAAATTGAAAGACCAGGAGAAAAAACTGAAATcagaaatattaaaagaCGAAATTATGTTAAAAGATATGAAGGAAAAGGTTACcgttaaaggaaaaaataacatggGAAGTGATAAAGATCGAATGAAATTAAGCGAACGTGAGAAAAAGCATAAATTGAGTcttactaaaaataaaaaaaaattaaaggaaatTGAGGAAGCGATAGAACTcaagaaaaatttgttaaatggaagtaaaaatgcacataaaGACGTTcggggaaatgaaaaattgataaaacaGAAAATGGCAGATAAAACAGTTAGTGGTACCAAACATgagaatgataaaatatttgtgagCACATTTCAGGAGAGAGAAACTTCGACACGTAATCCTTTCAAAAAGGCAGAtatttatattgaaaaaaaattcttcagtATATTGAAATACGTGGATGATTGTATTGATGATAAATCTATTGATGATAAGACTTTACTAAAAATAAGATTTAAGAATGAGGGGTTAATATTTGTAGTGCCCATCGCATTGTTTGTTATTTCACTTTTGTTTCTTATAGATAAGGAAACCTTAGTTTCTTTCTTTATGGTTCTTGCTGCCATAAACgctatattatgtatatacattataattaaagttttaaaatataaagcgTTGCTTAGAAAGAAGGGAAAGGTTACCTTCAAGGATTATGTGGACGCTTTTAAAAGTTATTTTGAGTAA